One genomic region from Streptomyces sp. NBC_00582 encodes:
- a CDS encoding response regulator transcription factor, giving the protein MAVHAAQPDTTRVLVVGEDAGTTEERVRELRRQGYYARSVDTGAEALSAHQQSDLVLLDLDLPDIDGIEVCRSIREAGDKPIISVTARNTELDRVLALQAGADDCVVTSCGAREMLARIEAVLRRARPRPEPPRALCLGPLRIDSGTREVRLHERPVNVTAKEFELLHALAATPESVISRRELMARVWETTWADSSRTIDTHVRSLRAKLGAHSWIITVRGVGYRMGQG; this is encoded by the coding sequence ATGGCAGTGCACGCTGCGCAACCGGACACGACTCGCGTTCTGGTGGTCGGCGAGGACGCCGGCACGACCGAGGAGAGGGTGCGCGAGCTGCGCCGACAGGGGTACTACGCGAGGAGCGTCGACACCGGAGCCGAGGCGCTGAGCGCCCATCAGCAGTCGGATCTGGTCCTACTCGACCTCGATCTTCCCGACATCGACGGAATCGAGGTCTGTCGGTCGATCAGGGAGGCGGGTGACAAGCCCATCATCTCCGTCACCGCCCGCAACACCGAACTGGACCGGGTCCTGGCCCTTCAGGCCGGGGCGGACGACTGTGTCGTCACCTCGTGCGGCGCGCGCGAGATGCTGGCCCGTATCGAGGCCGTGCTGCGCCGGGCCCGCCCCCGGCCCGAGCCGCCCCGGGCCCTGTGTCTCGGACCCTTGCGCATCGACAGCGGAACCCGGGAGGTCCGGCTGCACGAACGGCCGGTGAATGTCACCGCCAAGGAATTCGAATTGCTGCACGCCCTGGCCGCGACCCCGGAAAGCGTCATTTCCCGCAGGGAACTCATGGCCCGGGTCTGGGAGACCACCTGGGCGGATTCGAGCCGCACCATCGACACCCATGTGCGCAGTCTGCGGGCGAAACTCGGCGCGCATTCATGGATCATCACGGTTCGCGGTGTCGGATACCGCATGGGGCAGGGCTGA
- a CDS encoding acyl-CoA dehydrogenase family protein codes for MTRPTTRVTPGDHDDPPHDRSAYDMNGDRNSGVGGRVSGTPAAFAFPGIAARAGETDATGRIPAQNWKDLVDSGYLRLFHPPEAGGTGADGLTQAAAMEALARACPGTYWAATVSALLCGKLISTYGDPHAHGPLLRSLLSGERLAAFAVVERTAGSDAGTFRTTVRRAGPPGAGFVINGEKSRITNAPVADLAVVLARRERPAGDDGPDWCLAFVDLHRPGVERYEIPHMGLRGMPWGGIVLTDVHVPETDVVPVPFEELAEGMAWGWLKNSFAAIAVAESALTASVRHARERISFGRPLAHMEGVQAQLADSRAQIDAARLLARRAMCERVAGRSARDLIAMLKIYATEMGVEVAARAVQIHGATGVTQGHEVERLYRDAQMNVIGGFTSNRLREQVAEGIGLGPAVYSAFDWVAPAGLGQDPAGLDGLAHAVAAP; via the coding sequence ATGACCCGCCCGACGACCCGGGTGACGCCGGGCGACCACGACGACCCGCCCCACGACAGGAGCGCGTACGACATGAACGGCGACAGGAACAGTGGGGTGGGCGGCCGGGTGAGCGGCACCCCGGCCGCGTTCGCCTTTCCGGGGATCGCCGCCCGGGCCGGCGAGACGGACGCGACGGGCCGCATACCGGCCCAGAACTGGAAGGATCTCGTCGACAGCGGCTATCTGCGGCTGTTCCATCCACCGGAGGCGGGCGGCACCGGCGCGGACGGTCTCACCCAGGCCGCCGCCATGGAGGCCCTGGCGCGGGCCTGCCCCGGCACCTACTGGGCGGCGACCGTGTCCGCGCTGCTGTGCGGCAAGCTGATCTCCACCTACGGCGACCCGCACGCCCACGGCCCCCTGTTGCGCTCACTGCTGTCCGGGGAGCGGCTGGCCGCGTTCGCCGTGGTGGAGCGGACGGCGGGCAGCGACGCCGGCACCTTCCGCACCACGGTGCGGCGCGCCGGGCCGCCCGGCGCGGGTTTCGTGATCAACGGCGAGAAGTCCAGGATCACCAACGCTCCGGTCGCCGACCTGGCCGTGGTGCTCGCCCGGCGCGAGCGGCCGGCCGGGGACGACGGGCCCGACTGGTGCCTCGCCTTCGTCGATCTGCACCGGCCGGGCGTCGAACGGTACGAGATCCCGCACATGGGGCTGCGCGGCATGCCCTGGGGCGGCATCGTCCTCACCGACGTCCACGTGCCCGAGACCGATGTGGTGCCCGTGCCGTTCGAGGAGCTCGCCGAGGGCATGGCCTGGGGCTGGCTGAAGAACTCGTTCGCCGCGATCGCCGTGGCCGAGTCGGCGCTGACCGCCTCGGTACGGCACGCCCGTGAGCGGATCTCGTTCGGCCGGCCGCTCGCGCACATGGAGGGCGTGCAGGCCCAGCTCGCCGACTCGCGCGCCCAGATCGACGCGGCCCGGCTGCTGGCCCGGCGGGCGATGTGCGAGCGGGTCGCGGGCCGTTCGGCCCGGGATCTCATCGCCATGCTCAAGATCTACGCCACCGAGATGGGCGTGGAGGTCGCCGCACGAGCCGTGCAGATCCACGGGGCGACCGGGGTGACCCAGGGTCACGAGGTGGAACGGCTGTACCGCGACGCCCAGATGAACGTCATCGGCGGCTTCACCTCCAACCGGCTGCGGGAGCAGGTCGCCGAGGGCATCGGTCTGGGCCCCGCCGTGTACAGCGCCTTCGACTGGGTGGCCCCCGCCGGTCTCGGCCAGGACCCGGCGGGGCTCGACGGACTCGCCCACGCGGTGGCGGCGCCGTAG
- a CDS encoding acyl-CoA dehydrogenase family protein, whose translation MEIPHSPAAPGDWAREIAGRLARPSAAERDRDRRWDPRLFAELAASGSGPGLAGPLVPRDLGGAGLSATDTVALLAGLGEGAGDPGLALAVGAHAVLATVPLRAFGTPRQRERYLPRMASGEWVGALSLQQTQGTSVAPAVTVRPAPDGWLLSGELDLVAGAPVAHHFLVVAAHEDGSRTAFVVDRATPRLAVDEAGPAAMPTCPWGRLVLADCTVPDGAVLGTVGGAATEVEPLLAVLDWVFSSAPWLGLLRALTRDAVRGARERRLFGRPLHHDQSVRFTLADLVARCELAEGMIRRAAEQFDSGARPSHQDAAAARLFVTAAVRTVTEAAARLSGPLALTGDHLVGRAHRDALFFAGTGGGTEVLRPVIAAALLDLG comes from the coding sequence ATGGAAATTCCGCATTCCCCCGCAGCCCCGGGTGACTGGGCCCGGGAAATCGCCGGCCGTCTCGCCCGGCCGAGCGCCGCCGAGCGCGACCGGGACCGCCGCTGGGACCCACGGCTCTTCGCCGAACTGGCCGCGTCCGGCTCCGGCCCGGGCCTCGCGGGGCCGCTGGTACCGCGTGACCTGGGCGGCGCCGGCCTGTCCGCCACCGACACCGTCGCCCTGCTCGCGGGGCTCGGCGAGGGGGCCGGGGACCCGGGGCTCGCCCTCGCGGTGGGGGCGCACGCGGTGCTCGCGACCGTACCGCTGCGCGCCTTCGGCACCCCCCGGCAACGGGAGCGCTATCTGCCCCGGATGGCCTCCGGGGAATGGGTGGGCGCCCTGTCCCTCCAGCAGACGCAGGGCACGTCGGTCGCTCCCGCCGTCACCGTGCGGCCGGCCCCGGACGGCTGGCTGCTCTCCGGTGAACTCGACCTGGTCGCGGGCGCTCCGGTGGCCCACCACTTCCTGGTCGTCGCCGCGCACGAGGACGGCAGCCGGACGGCGTTCGTCGTGGACCGCGCCACCCCGCGCCTGGCCGTCGACGAGGCGGGGCCCGCCGCGATGCCCACCTGCCCCTGGGGCCGGCTGGTCCTCGCCGACTGCACCGTCCCGGACGGCGCGGTGCTGGGCACCGTCGGCGGCGCGGCGACCGAGGTGGAGCCGCTGCTCGCGGTGCTGGACTGGGTGTTCTCCAGCGCGCCCTGGCTCGGTCTCCTGCGCGCGCTGACCCGCGACGCCGTGCGGGGCGCCCGGGAACGCCGGCTCTTCGGCCGGCCGCTCCACCACGACCAGTCCGTCCGGTTCACCCTGGCCGACCTCGTCGCCCGGTGCGAGCTCGCCGAGGGCATGATCCGGCGGGCGGCCGAGCAGTTCGACTCCGGCGCCCGGCCCTCGCACCAGGACGCGGCCGCCGCCCGGTTGTTCGTGACGGCGGCCGTCCGCACCGTCACCGAGGCGGCGGCCCGTCTGTCCGGCCCGCTCGCCCTGACCGGCGACCACCTCGTCGGACGGGCGCACCGCGACGCGCTGTTCTTCGCCGGCACCGGCGGCGGCACGGAGGTACTGCGCCCGGTGATCGCGGCAGCCCTGCTGGACCTCGGATGA
- a CDS encoding isopropylmalate synthase: MALEEHGGSLPGLPRLSDATLRDSAHMAGVEFGPEDAAVIADLLVKTGIELVEVGMVSGPGSKDADLVLATHEAVGPARSMTLVVVRDRHQVAKALDEAERLGVRHIMYSIPTSEQHAQLKLGSPSAKFLQTLARSAITQAKERGFHVTFSGEDGARTPRERLVPYVAAGFEAGADRFRLAETVACLSPWQMERVIADLTAIDGSEIEIHSHNMLGMAVANSLAAVRAGARWISATVGGIGERGGNAPLAELLTSLRVVHGDTRFDLSHLTELSRVALRGAGLGEAFQSGPTTPHAFAYELPGQLTHPEAYETLPAELVGNSRELRVRTRLSAALVGWALADSGVAVDVDAFTSWLTERQERDGGALLDRDAIRKAAVDFQAA; the protein is encoded by the coding sequence ATGGCATTGGAGGAGCACGGGGGAAGCCTTCCGGGGCTGCCCCGCCTGTCCGACGCGACCCTGCGGGACTCCGCGCACATGGCCGGCGTCGAGTTCGGCCCCGAGGACGCCGCGGTCATCGCGGACCTGTTGGTGAAGACCGGTATCGAGCTCGTCGAGGTCGGCATGGTGTCCGGGCCGGGCTCCAAGGACGCCGACCTCGTCCTCGCCACCCATGAGGCGGTCGGCCCCGCGCGCAGCATGACGCTCGTCGTGGTGCGGGACCGTCACCAGGTGGCGAAGGCCCTCGACGAGGCCGAGCGCCTCGGCGTGCGGCACATCATGTACTCCATCCCCACCTCGGAGCAGCACGCTCAGCTCAAGCTCGGTTCGCCCAGCGCCAAGTTCCTTCAGACGCTGGCGCGTTCGGCGATCACCCAGGCCAAGGAGCGCGGCTTCCACGTCACGTTCAGCGGCGAGGACGGCGCCCGCACGCCCAGGGAGCGCCTCGTCCCCTATGTCGCCGCCGGCTTCGAGGCGGGAGCCGACCGGTTCCGGCTCGCGGAGACCGTGGCCTGTCTCTCGCCCTGGCAGATGGAGCGGGTCATCGCCGACCTCACCGCGATCGACGGCTCCGAGATCGAGATCCACTCGCACAACATGCTGGGCATGGCCGTCGCCAACTCCCTCGCGGCCGTCCGCGCGGGCGCCCGGTGGATCTCGGCGACGGTCGGCGGCATCGGCGAGCGCGGCGGCAACGCGCCGCTGGCCGAACTGCTCACGTCCCTGCGCGTCGTCCACGGCGACACCCGCTTCGACCTGTCCCACCTCACCGAGCTGTCGCGGGTGGCCCTCAGGGGAGCCGGACTCGGCGAGGCCTTCCAGTCGGGACCGACCACACCGCACGCGTTCGCCTACGAACTGCCGGGCCAGCTCACCCACCCCGAGGCCTACGAGACGCTGCCCGCCGAACTCGTGGGGAACAGCCGTGAGCTGCGGGTCCGTACCCGTCTCAGCGCGGCCCTCGTCGGCTGGGCGCTGGCCGACTCGGGGGTCGCCGTCGACGTCGACGCCTTCACCTCCTGGCTCACCGAGCGGCAGGAGCGCGACGGAGGCGCGCTGCTCGACCGGGACGCGATCCGCAAGGCCGCCGTCGACTTCCAGGCCGCCTGA
- a CDS encoding lysine biosynthesis protein LysW, with protein sequence MSTATLTGDCPECETDLTVPPMVQGETLSCPECMLTLRVEDIQEGRLSLQMVEVQLRDWGQ encoded by the coding sequence ATGTCCACCGCCACCCTCACCGGCGACTGCCCCGAGTGCGAGACCGACCTGACCGTGCCGCCGATGGTCCAGGGCGAGACCCTCTCCTGCCCCGAGTGCATGCTCACCCTGCGCGTCGAGGACATCCAGGAGGGCCGGCTGTCCCTGCAGATGGTCGAGGTACAGCTGCGCGACTGGGGCCAGTGA
- a CDS encoding ATP-grasp domain-containing protein, whose translation MGRTVAVVADRVGWEERELIRRAPEFGLRIDWVNDESLCLGDPGAASIDGYDALLVRSRSYTRGGLLATLAESSGVPVLNSAAAIHACENKLVLRAVLRSAGVPVPDFRLALSRKDFTRALEDLGLPAVLKPVYGGMGKRVTLIRDADLAPSVYDYVEDLGHAFEQACLVEPYLGGGSVRCLVVGREIVAAAEFESAGADWRSNAALGNQSRALAHDPEVHKLVDGVVDRLGEGIYGVDLFKTPSGHLVNEVNHAPAWRGVASTTGADIPAAVARHLQEILA comes from the coding sequence ATGGGCCGCACCGTTGCCGTCGTCGCGGACCGGGTCGGCTGGGAGGAACGCGAACTCATCCGCCGCGCACCCGAGTTCGGTCTGCGGATCGACTGGGTCAACGACGAGTCCCTGTGCCTCGGGGACCCCGGGGCCGCCTCGATCGACGGCTACGACGCCCTGCTGGTCCGCAGCCGCAGCTACACCCGCGGCGGACTGCTCGCCACCCTCGCCGAGTCGAGCGGCGTACCCGTCCTCAACTCCGCGGCCGCCATCCACGCCTGTGAGAACAAGCTGGTGCTGCGTGCCGTGCTGCGCTCCGCGGGCGTACCGGTGCCGGACTTCCGGCTCGCCCTGTCCCGCAAGGACTTCACCCGGGCGCTCGAGGACCTCGGCCTGCCCGCGGTGCTCAAACCGGTCTACGGCGGCATGGGCAAGCGCGTCACCCTGATCCGGGACGCCGACCTGGCCCCGTCCGTCTACGACTACGTCGAGGACCTCGGCCACGCCTTCGAGCAGGCCTGCCTGGTGGAGCCGTATCTGGGCGGCGGCTCGGTGCGCTGTCTGGTCGTCGGCCGGGAGATCGTCGCCGCGGCCGAGTTCGAGAGCGCCGGAGCCGACTGGCGCAGCAACGCCGCGCTCGGCAACCAGAGCCGGGCCCTGGCCCACGACCCCGAGGTGCACAAGCTCGTCGACGGGGTCGTGGACCGGCTCGGCGAGGGCATCTACGGAGTCGATCTCTTCAAGACGCCCTCGGGCCACCTCGTCAACGAGGTCAACCATGCCCCCGCCTGGCGAGGGGTGGCGTCGACCACCGGGGCGGACATCCCGGCGGCCGTCGCCCGTCATCTGCAGGAGATACTCGCATGA